TGAGTCCGGAGAGAGAGAACGTCAACACGCAATATAGAACCAGTATCGTCAAGTATATTTCAAATGGTCTAAAGGTATTTGAAGACAGAGTCATTGCATTACTCATCAGTTCGTTAGCCGTAATTGACACAGCAACCGAAGTTGTAAGGATCAAGTTTATGAAATTGCTTCCAAGCGGTTTGAATGTCACTCTCAATGCATTAGGAATGATTATCAGACGTACAATCTGAAACTTCGTGAATCCCAATGACTCAGCTCCTTCGATCAGACCTTTGTTTATCGAGATGATACCTGCTCTGATAATTTCACTGTTATAAGCCGCGTTGTTGATTCCCAAAGCAATAATAGCAGTTGTCACCGGTTCCGTCGTAATTCCCAGCTCAGGTAGTCCAAAGTAGAAAAAGAACAACTGAACAAGAAACGGTGTATTTCTGAAGAATTCGACATATGCTATCGCTATGCTTGAAAAGAGTTTCTTCTTCGAGATTCTCATGAAAGCTACTACAAGGCCAATAAAGAAACCGATGATTAGAGAGAAGACAGAAATAAAAAATGTCATCTTGAGTCCTTCTAGCAAAAAGTCAAGATTATTGAAAATAACTCTGAAATGTAAGGTCAACAGTAGCCCTCCAATCCTAATCAAATTAACTCTCTTACATTAACTAAGGGGCTCAACTCCCACAAATCAATGTGGGAGTCGAGTCGTAGAGAACTCACTGAAGACTTACCAGATATACGTAAGTTCTGCGGTTGGGAGAACACCCCACCACTTTTTGTATAGCTCTGCTTGCTGACCGGTGCTAATCAACTGCGAGACAAACATGTCTACCCACCTTAACAGATCGGGATTGCCTTTCTGTACACCAATACCTATAGGATCAGAAGTGTACAGTTTAGGCAATGCGGTGAATTCATCATACTGACCGGCCATGTAGTCAACTAATGTTCCATCTTCGATTGCTGCCTCAACTTTGTTCTGCCTTAGCAGAAGAATCGCGTTAGTAAACTCTTCAATGTAGACAAATTCAGTGTCCGGGGCCATCTTTTTTACAAGCGCTTCACCTGTCGTTCCTCTGCCAATTGCGACCTTTCTCCCATTGAAATCCTCTATGCTCTCGATATCGCTACCGGTTCTAACAAGGATTTTTATGCCGGTTCTAAGATAAGGCATGGAGAAATCTACTGACTTTGCCCTCTCGAGATTTGCAGTCATGTTGGCAATTACAAGGTCAATTTTGTCAGACATCAGCATAGGTATTCTTGTGGCACCTGTTACTTCAACTATTTCTAGTTTCACACCCAAAGCTTCTGCAATGAGAGTGGCAACATCGACATCATAGCCCATAGGCTCATTTTTCTCATTCCTGAAGCCTATTGGGGGTCCACCAAGTGCTATCCCAACAACAATTTTCCCGTCTTGTAGAATCTTGTCAAGTTTGTCCGCACCCATCATCGTACCTGTGAAAATCACGCTTAGAATCAACAATACAATCAATACTTTCTTCACAATTTTCCCCTCCTTGGATTTTTGGTGTTAGCAACTCGATCAAGTCTGCAGATTATCGCCTCCTTTCAGTAATTCTCGCTATCTGGATGGCTCGCAACAGGAATCTCTTTTCACTAGTAAAGGCGGTAGAACAACGTGCTTTTTCGAGTCGGA
The DNA window shown above is from Mesotoga sp. Brook.08.105.5.1 and carries:
- a CDS encoding transporter substrate-binding domain-containing protein, with product MKKVLIVLLILSVIFTGTMMGADKLDKILQDGKIVVGIALGGPPIGFRNEKNEPMGYDVDVATLIAEALGVKLEIVEVTGATRIPMLMSDKIDLVIANMTANLERAKSVDFSMPYLRTGIKILVRTGSDIESIEDFNGRKVAIGRGTTGEALVKKMAPDTEFVYIEEFTNAILLLRQNKVEAAIEDGTLVDYMAGQYDEFTALPKLYTSDPIGIGVQKGNPDLLRWVDMFVSQLISTGQQAELYKKWWGVLPTAELTYIW
- a CDS encoding amino acid ABC transporter permease, with protein sequence MTLHFRVIFNNLDFLLEGLKMTFFISVFSLIIGFFIGLVVAFMRISKKKLFSSIAIAYVEFFRNTPFLVQLFFFYFGLPELGITTEPVTTAIIALGINNAAYNSEIIRAGIISINKGLIEGAESLGFTKFQIVRLIIIPNALRVTFKPLGSNFINLILTTSVAVSITANELMSNAMTLSSNTFRPFEIYLTILVLYCVLTFSLSGLIHLVDRKFISKGIS